GCCGCAGAATTAGACCGGGAAGCTGGCGCTTCCAGCGGCGGATGCCGTATTTTTCCAGAATAGCCTGAATGAATGCCGAAGGCGCCTGCACTCCCGGTGAAGCCATGGTCTGAAGACGCTGCTTCATTACCGGTACCTGTACAGCCCGTTGTGGGTCAGCACCAGACTCTCCACTGCCACCGCGCTGCTGCCGGCGCTGAACGCCGGCCCTTCCCATTTGATCGGGCAGGCTTCAATGAAGTTCCACCAGACCTTGGGCGTGCCGGAATGATCCAGCAGGCAAATGGACCCGCTGCGCCGCCTGATGACGCCGTTCACCACATTCTGATACCAGTTCCAGAGATATTCATCGCTCGTCACCCCGTTCTTCAGCGTCAGGTCCGAGTATTTGGACGGCCCCAGGAATGCGAATTCCCTGTGGTTCTCCCCGCCGAAGCTTTTGCGCTCCACCTGTGTCTCCACACTGAGGCCTGAGACCTCGGAGAACCCGGCAACGGAGATTCCGTCAATCTCCACCATGAAGTTGAAGGCCGGATAGGGATCCTCCCGGTAGCCGGGCACCCAGCTGCGTTTCGCGCCGATATTTAGCATATTTGCCTTCATGTTATCCTCTCCTACACCTCAAAGAAGTTCTTCTTCTCTTCCCCGCCGCTCAGCTTCTGGTTGATTTTGCTGACCTCGCTGCACCAGCGTTCCCGCTCGGCATGCTCCAGGTTCAGCACAGCAGTATAGTCCCAATGCAGATAGTAGGTCAGAAAGGCTACCTCCTCGTAGAGGCGGTCAAGGGGGTAGCCGATTATTCCCCCGGCGGCTCCAGCTCAAGCTCGAAGCGCTGCTCGCATTTGGGGCAGACCGCCTGGACCGCATTACTACCGCTCTGGTTGATCCGGTTATACATCTCCTGCAAATAGGCAAAATCCGCCGTATACAATTCTTCAATCACCCGCGGTGTAATCATGCCCAGCCCGCCCAGTGTGGTGACAACCCGCGAGAGCAGAATCACTGTCAGGTAGGCAGGGTTCTGCTGGACCCGGGAATCCCGGAGCGGCGTAATCTCATCGGCTGCGGTCGCCAGACGCATGGTGCCCTGCTTATGCAGCGTACCGGTCTCATCCACATACCCTTTAGGCAGGGTGAAGTTGAATTCCGTTTGCAAAAGTTCCATAATTTCCTCCGTTTCTTCTTCAGCACATTGGCGCTGCCCCGGCATGCTTCCGCTTTTCCCTCCGTATTCCCCGCTGTGAATTTGATGTCCATACCGTCCTATCGTTTATGTTGGCGTATGACATCAAATCCGCAAATGACGGGGAGCCGGAAGACTATCTCACTCTGCGGACGCCTTCATGCACCAGCTCCATCGATTCGACGGAGACCTCGTTGCCCTTGGCGCTGAGGGCGCTGACGTCATACTTGATCGGCCAGGCTTCAAGGATATCCCACTGGGCCTTGTCATTGCCTTCCTCATCCACCAGGATGATCGACAAGCTCTTGCGGTTCTTAAGCGCACCCTTGTCTTCAATCGACTTGCGCCAGTTGTAGAGCTCCAGGGAGTCGGTCAGCCCTTTTTTCAAGGTAATGTTGCCGAATTTGGTTAAGCCGGACAGCTTGCGTGAATGGGGGGCGTCGATGCCCTCACGGTAATCTACAGCCTCTGTGGACGTATCTGGAATCGTTGCGTCTGCGAAGGCTGCGGTCTGAATCCCGTCAATCACCACCCGGAAGCGGTAATTGCGGTATGGGTCCAATCTTTTGCCGGTTGCCATGGGATTAGTCTCCTCTCAATCTCTTATTTGGACAGGGTCTTCTGGCTGACCCGGATCACTACGAATTCAGCAGGCTTGACCGGGGCCACGCCCACCTCAATAATCAGCTGCCCTGCATCCCGCACGGCAGGCGGGTTATTCTCCTCGTCCACTTTGACGAAAAAGGCTTCCTCCTGCGTAGTCCCGTACAGCGCACCGTCTCTCCACACCCGGGTCAGGAAGGCCGTCAGATTGCGCTTCACCTTGCCCCACAGGCTCGGGTCATTCGGCTCAAACACCACCCACTGGCTGCCCTCGTCCAGCGATTCCTCAATGTACATCATCAGGCGCCGCACGTTGACATAGTGCCATTCCGAATCGGAGGACAGCGTTCTGGCCCCCCAGACGCAAATGCCTTCCGGCAGGGAACGGATCACGTTGATGCCGCCCGGATTGAGCAGCTCCTGCTCCGCCTTGGTGATAACCTTCTCAATGCCGACGACGGAATCCAGATAGCCGTCCGTTGTACCTGCCGGTGCCTTGTGGACACCACGCACGGAATCGACATAGGCATAGGTTCCGGCAATCGCGCCTGAAGGCGGCACCAGCTTCTGCTTTCCGGTGAGCGGATCGTTAATGTAGACCCATGGATAATACAGCGCACCATAAGAGGTGTTGAAGGAATTGCCCGAGTAATCGCCCGCGCCTTCCTTGAAATCCTTCACTTCCAGCGGGCTTAAGCCGTGCGGAGGATCTACGATGAAGATGCAGTCTTTTCTCAGCTTGCAGTAGTTCAGCATGTCCAGGATCGTGCCCCGGCTGTAGGCCATATCCGCAAGGTCCGGCGCCGCTACAATGTTGATGTTGTCCAGGGTATCGAACGCGTGAATCCCCGACCGGCTGTCCGAATCGCCCAGGAAATCAATCGGTGACATCCCGTTCACCCCGCCGCTCAGCGACAGTGCTGCCTCATTGAAGGCCGGCGTCTTCTCCATGTTCTCCAGAATGGTCAGATCGACCAGCGGCTTCACCTTGACAAAAGCGGACACCTGATTGATCTTCTCCTCGAAATTGATCAGCAGCATGTTGTCGAAAATTTCGACGATTTTGCCATCCTCATCCTCACCGGAGTATTCATCGTCAAACTCGCTGTCCAGCATATACTGCACAACCATCTTGAAGCCGAACTGCTGCTTGTTGGAGGACTGGCTGATCTTGACCGAAATCCGGTTGCCCCACTCCCCTTCGGAGCGTGCCACCACCTTGAACAGATCCAGGTTGTCCGTGTCTCTGACCGTCAGGGCCGCAGGCTGAATGTCCTTAGGCGCTGCTCTGACCACGTAGCACGAAGTGCCGCCTTCCGCAAAAAAGTTATACACGGCATAAGCCAGATAGCCATTGGGGATGAATTGGCCGAATTCGTTGACGAATTGGCTCCAGTTCGTGACCAGCACCGCTTTGCCGATTACGCCTTTCTCGGCGATCCCGACAAATGCCCCTACTGAGGTGCCCACGCCGGCAATCGGCTTGACCCCGCTTGAGACTTCCTCTACATACACTCCTGGCGACAGATAATTTGCCATCTCTTACCCTCCTAAAGTTTGGTTAACCTGTGTTTCTGTTCATTTTGCTTCCTGCGCTGCATCTGAGCTCGCTTCTGAACGGGCTGTGCAATAAGTTCCCTCCATGAATCACTCCCTTCGCCGCAGGAGCCCGGGCCTGCCAGTCTAAATGGGATGGATGCCCAGTTCCTTCACCTGAACCCGCGGAATCGTCATTGTCTTATCCGCAGGCAGCCGCACCGGCGATACCAGATAGGACAGGCTGACCTTGGCCGGCTTCCCCGGAAATACCTCCCACAGCTGCTTGATATCCTGAATGGTCAGGTTGTTGTAGGAGATCCGGATTTTCTCATTGCCGCATTCGGCCAGATTGCCCTTCAGATCCGTGCCGCTGAGCACCGGATGCTCATGGAACAGCTGAAAGATCCGGCCCAGAATCAGCTGCTCGGTCTCTCTGTCCTTGGCATACGGCGTGAGCAGATAATACAAATCCAGATAAGCCGGAGGATACGCGAACTGATTCGTCCCGGCGGTCTCCTCCTTCTCGCTGTTGCGCATACTCGGGCTATGGCTCAGATAATACAAGCACATCGAGAGCTTCATCGTGGAGCTGTCAATGTCGCTCGGTGAACCAAAGCTGATGAAGCTGTCATCGTTCAGCTCGGGCACATGCGCCTTGAGCAGCGCCTTCAGGCTGGTGCTGACATCTCTTATTACCGTACCGTTATCCACGGCCATGCTTATTTCACCTCAATCAGTGTGTGATAGGGAGCGTAATCCGACTGGAGGAAGGTCCGGCCCAGCTTGAGATATTCTCTTTTGGCGGCCAGCATAATCTGCTTCATCCCGATCGGACAGCCCTCATGCGCCGCATAAAAAGCCGCATTCAAGGCAATGTTCTTGATGTTCCCCCCGGCCAGCATGAACTTCTCCGCCATGAAGTCATAGTCGATTCCCGGATCAAGCGGCGCGCCCGCCGGGAACATCCCCCGCCAGATCAGCTCGCGCTGCGGCTTCTCCGGGAACGGGAACTCCAGCTTGAAGTGCAGCCGGCGCGCAAAGGCATCATCCAGATTCTGATTCAGATTGGTCGCCAGAATGACAATCCCCGTGTATTCCTCCATCTTCTGCAGCAGATAGCTGATCTCGACATTGGCATACCGGTCATGTGCATCCTTGACCTCTGAGCGCTTGCCGAACAAGGCATCCGCTTCATCGAAAAAGAGAATGGCGTTCGAGGTCTCCGCCTCATCGAAAATCCGCGACAGATTCTTCTCCGTCTCCCCGACGTATTTGCTCACAATCTGCGAGACATCGATCTTGTAGAGCTCCAGGCTCAGCTCTGTCGCAATGACTTCGGCCGCCATCGTCTTCCCCGAGCCCGGCGGGCCGGAGAACAGGATGTTGAGCCCTTTGCCGAGGGAGAGCCGTCCTGCAAAGCCCCACTCGCCATAGACCAGCGCCCGGTACTTCACCTGGCGGCAGATTTCCTTAAGCTGGTTCAACTGCTCCCCGGGAAGCACCAGCATGTCCCAGGTATACATGGCCTGGATCTTGTCAGCCAGCGTCTGGATTCTGCGGCTGGACTGGAAGTAACACGCCTGGTAGAGATCGCTTGCGCTCATCTCCCCCTCCGGGGAGCCTCTCCACCACGCGAGGCTCTCACCTGCGTTCAGCGCCCCCCGGATCTGGCTGGCGGTGAAGCGGAAGCTGCCGCTGAGCTCCTCCAGGTCGACCTCCGGAGACAGCCAGTATTCCCGGCTGAAGTCTGACCAGATCGTCTTGCGGGCGGCCGCATCCGGGAAGGGCAGGTCGAGCTGCATGAACTGCAGGGGCAGCCCGGTCAGGCTGACTCCCCACGGCGCTTCTCCCAGAATGAACGTCAGCGGTGCACAGGCTGCCAGCATCTCCATCAGGAGGCGTATCTGCAGACTGTAGCGGTCATCTCCGGTGACGATGCTGTCGAAGCCGGTAAAGAGAAGCGCCGCCTGCGCAAGCATCGCGTGCCGTCCCAGCAGTCTCAGCCGCCCGCTGAACTCCGCCTCCGGGTGCAGCAGCTTCGCAATATCCACCGTCAGCACAGAGTACCCGAGCTGGCTGCAGACCCTGCGGATGCCGCTGCGCTTCGCGGCCTCATCCGGGCCGCTGCAGTAGAGCAGGCTGCCGGGGCTGCGCGCCCCGCCGCTGCTGTAATGCTGCACGAACCGGAGCAGCTTCTGCGCAAGCTCCGGCGGGAAGCCGGTCTGCGCCGGAAGCGGCACCAGGCAGAGCTCTGCCGTCTCCCGCAGACGCTCGTCCAGCACCTCGTAGCCAAGCAGCAGGCTTACCGCCCAGTCCTCCAGCTTCAGCGGCCGAGCCAGCAGGGGGCTCAGGCTGTCGCCGTATTCCCCCCGCCGCTCCAGCAGCTTCATCAGCGGCGCATCTCCCTCGAACAGCAGGCGGGCCGCCAATCGCTCTTCCTCCGCTGTCCCGGCGAACAAATCCAGCACAAGCTCCACCGACGGCCGCCTGTCCGACATGTCGTTCTGCAGGTACGCGTAGATGCGCCCGTACTTGGAATCCAGCTCCGGTGCCAGGCAGGCCACCAGGATGCTTAGCTCAAGCCCTGACAGGCTGAGCCTGGAAGCCACATGCGGGAGCATCAGGCGGGGAGCGGTGCCACCGGACTGCCCCGAGGTTGCCCCTTGGCTGGCCTTCAGCCGGGCAGAGATCCGCTGCTCCAGATGACTAATTTCCGATGTTAGCTGACTTATTGTACGCTCATTCCCGGTACCGTCATCCAGCAATTCATGGATCTCACTGTCCAGCAGCGCCAGCTCAGAAGAACCCGGCGGCGCCTCCAGCAGCCTGAGCTGCAGCCGCAGCTGCAACCGCTGCAGCTCCTCGGCCAGATGCTCGTGGTTCGAGGTATACGGCGGTGCAAGGTCTGATTCGGGAGCTGCAGCAGGAGTGATTACTTGCAGAGCAGGTGCTTCGTCCCGCTCAACAATAACGTCAGCTTCCGCAGCCCCCAGACGAAAGGTTCTGGCCAATCTTTTGAATTTCATCGGCAGTTTCGTTCCTCACTCTATATTTTCTTGCTCATCTATAAAGTAAGTTTTGGACGGGGGAATACAACTGGGGGAGGGGAGAGAATTTTCAAACTTTGAGATAAATAAAAAAGAGTGCATTATGGAATTTCCCACAATACACTCTTTTCTTGATAGATATTGGTTTCCCCTTGATATCTCAGAAATTCGTCCATTTTATAAATATGACGGTTAAATTGCCACATCCTGATAGCCGACTTTTAAAACTTGTTCATTAACTACACGAAGACCCAAGCCATTCTCGTTATCCCAAGTACAATCAAACGTAATCCCTATATCTCTGCCTTCATTAATGTCTGGAAACGGAATAGTTATTCCTGACAATGATATATAATTTAATAATTGATCTGTCGATGTAATTAACGGATAACTTTCATTAACTTCCACATCATAACCAAGCTCATGTCTCTTCTGAATATAATATTTCAAAATTGCGTCTATGAAACTATGCTGCAACTCCCCCCAATGTTGCATTAATGAAGAATATGATTCATATTGTTCTTCATCAATCTCTTCATCTTCTTCACCATCAATCATTATTGATATCTCATATTCCTTTCCAAAAAATTCAATAGTGGTATCTTTTGTCCAACCAAATTCATAGTTCAGTTCACCAAAAATCTCATCATCTATAATCATTCCAATGCCTCCTCTTTATTTATTAGCAAATCCACCAAACTCAAATGCTCCTGCATTTATTTCCCCTACCCCACCCAGGTGTCCAAATGTATCATTGATCTCTGTGGGAACGAGCTGTAGAGTTTTTACATCATTTAGCTCATGCCAAGTTAAACCGTTTCTATTTCGATATTTTGCTACATCTGATCTTTTAATTGATCCTGCTTTCATTCCAAACCGACGTGCTAATTCAGGGGAGGCATTAAGCTGATCAACTAATTTTAAATCCGCTTGGGCAAAATTAATACGTCGAGCCTTTTTCCCCATACCCCCTACTCCCCCTAGCATATGATCTACTTCCACCTGAGCTTTTGCAACAGGCGAGAAGTCAGGAACCGAGTTTTTGTATTCGATTCCCTTAACTCCAGCATCATCTAGTATTTGTTTTAATTTTGGATCTGCGGGTTGCTTGAGAGTAGCCAATGATTCACCTCTAGTTGCCTCAAAGCTTACTTTTACATTCTTTTTACCAGGTGTTTGATGTAATCTATCTTGATAAGAACTAGCAAACTCGGTCTGTTTGAATGCCGGAGGAACATCAGTATCAGGCAATTTAATACTATCAAAATCAATCTTACCATCTGGTTTGGCGACTGCTCTATTATAAATATCAATTCTCTCAGATGGTTTCAGACTCTTAATCTTATCCAGTTCAGCCTGAGTACTGATCCCTGCTTTTCTTCCATCCAGACTATCAACTTCTTGAATCGTTCCATCAGCCAGCAGCACCCAAGGATTAACCTCGCCATATAGACGGATATGCTTGCCCTTGCGCTCCAGCTTGAACTTCTTGAACTTGAATTTCTGCAGAATCCGGTCCAGCAGGCCCCGGAGCTTTTTGGCCCCCTTCATGAGCCCCTTTTGCAGGCTCTTAATCACGATTTTACCGTTACGTATGATCATGCTGCCGCTCTTGGAGGCCAGCTTGGCTCCGGATTTCAGCAGGCTCTTGATGCCTTTGGCACCTGCGCCTACAGCGTTTTTCACACCGCTGGCTGCCGCGCCGGCGCCTTTCTTGACAGCTTGTCCGGCTTTCTTCACGCCGGCCCCGATGGCCTTGAAGCCAACTGCCATCGCCAGCTCAACCAGTCCCATCGCCAGTGCAGCGGCGAGCGCTATCGCGGCAGGCTCAATCATCTTCTGCCAGCCCTGGCTCAGGTAGGTCCCGATGTAGCCGGCGGCTTGCGCCAGGCTCTGTGCGACAGACACAATCGCCTGAGCCTGCATGACAACCGTAATGATATTAAGGATCGGGGGAATGAGAACCGTAACGGCCCCGCCCGTGGCGACAAAAGCAACGCCAGCCACAACCAATACTCCCGCGATACCTGCAATAATCTGTAAACCATGGGCCTTCATCCATTTTATTACATATGATTTAATTTGGTCAAACAGCATTTTCGCATTGTTCGCGCGCAGCTTGGCTCCGTCTGCTATTTTGCCGCCAAGGCTCTGCTTCGCTGCCCCGGTGTCGAATTCGGCCATTATGCTGTCCATCGTGGCCGGGTCACGGCTGCCGGGCATCTCCTTCGTTTCCCCATCCTTAAGATTGGCTTCCTGCACCAGTGCCGGGTCCATTTCGCCCTGCTCCACCGACTCCATCTCAATGTCCTCGGCGCTCAGCTTCTCGTTCGCTGCTGCACCAGCACCAGCTCCCTCCGCCTGCTCTACTTCCCCGCCTTCCACAGCTCCGCCGCCCATCGGCTTCGAAATATCTACGCCCAGCAGATACTCCCACATCTTGCCTTCCAGATGGCTGAAGGAACGCTTCGCCGCCTGGCCGAGCGCGCCGATCCGGGACATCACATCCAGGAACGTGGCAATCAGCAGACTGCCCAGGGTGGAGATCAGCTTGGAGTAGAAGTTCTGCACCGCGGCCAGCGCCTGATCCACCTTGGCGGCCAGGAAATCCATGACCTGTGTGACTTTGGTCTTCAGCTTCTGCGCCAGCTGGTTCACGGCCTGGACAGCCTTGTTGACCACACTGTCGATTTTGCTGCAGATTTTGGCGGCAATGCCGGGGAATTTGGCAAAGACCACGGACACCAGCTTCTTCAGCAGTGCGCCTAAGCCCTTGATCAGGGTGGTGATCAGCCGGCGGCCCAGTTCAATAATGCCCAGCACCGCCTGCTTCGCTTTCTCAAAAATGAATTTGACCGCTTTCCGCAGCCCCTCAAAGATGAAATTGACCGCTTTCTTGACCAGATTCACTACGGCTTCAAGCTTATC
This region of Paenibacillus sp. FSL K6-1096 genomic DNA includes:
- a CDS encoding phage tail protein, with the protein product MKANMLNIGAKRSWVPGYREDPYPAFNFMVEIDGISVAGFSEVSGLSVETQVERKSFGGENHREFAFLGPSKYSDLTLKNGVTSDEYLWNWYQNVVNGVIRRRSGSICLLDHSGTPKVWWNFIEACPIKWEGPAFSAGSSAVAVESLVLTHNGLYRYR
- a CDS encoding DUF6760 family protein is translated as MLNLEHAERERWCSEVSKINQKLSGGEEKKNFFEV
- a CDS encoding phage tail protein, which gives rise to MATGKRLDPYRNYRFRVVIDGIQTAAFADATIPDTSTEAVDYREGIDAPHSRKLSGLTKFGNITLKKGLTDSLELYNWRKSIEDKGALKNRKSLSIILVDEEGNDKAQWDILEAWPIKYDVSALSAKGNEVSVESMELVHEGVRRVR
- a CDS encoding phage tail sheath C-terminal domain-containing protein, with the protein product MANYLSPGVYVEEVSSGVKPIAGVGTSVGAFVGIAEKGVIGKAVLVTNWSQFVNEFGQFIPNGYLAYAVYNFFAEGGTSCYVVRAAPKDIQPAALTVRDTDNLDLFKVVARSEGEWGNRISVKISQSSNKQQFGFKMVVQYMLDSEFDDEYSGEDEDGKIVEIFDNMLLINFEEKINQVSAFVKVKPLVDLTILENMEKTPAFNEAALSLSGGVNGMSPIDFLGDSDSRSGIHAFDTLDNINIVAAPDLADMAYSRGTILDMLNYCKLRKDCIFIVDPPHGLSPLEVKDFKEGAGDYSGNSFNTSYGALYYPWVYINDPLTGKQKLVPPSGAIAGTYAYVDSVRGVHKAPAGTTDGYLDSVVGIEKVITKAEQELLNPGGINVIRSLPEGICVWGARTLSSDSEWHYVNVRRLMMYIEESLDEGSQWVVFEPNDPSLWGKVKRNLTAFLTRVWRDGALYGTTQEEAFFVKVDEENNPPAVRDAGQLIIEVGVAPVKPAEFVVIRVSQKTLSK
- a CDS encoding DUF4255 domain-containing protein, whose amino-acid sequence is MAVDNGTVIRDVSTSLKALLKAHVPELNDDSFISFGSPSDIDSSTMKLSMCLYYLSHSPSMRNSEKEETAGTNQFAYPPAYLDLYYLLTPYAKDRETEQLILGRIFQLFHEHPVLSGTDLKGNLAECGNEKIRISYNNLTIQDIKQLWEVFPGKPAKVSLSYLVSPVRLPADKTMTIPRVQVKELGIHPI
- a CDS encoding ATP-binding protein; the encoded protein is MKFKRLARTFRLGAAEADVIVERDEAPALQVITPAAAPESDLAPPYTSNHEHLAEELQRLQLRLQLRLLEAPPGSSELALLDSEIHELLDDGTGNERTISQLTSEISHLEQRISARLKASQGATSGQSGGTAPRLMLPHVASRLSLSGLELSILVACLAPELDSKYGRIYAYLQNDMSDRRPSVELVLDLFAGTAEEERLAARLLFEGDAPLMKLLERRGEYGDSLSPLLARPLKLEDWAVSLLLGYEVLDERLRETAELCLVPLPAQTGFPPELAQKLLRFVQHYSSGGARSPGSLLYCSGPDEAAKRSGIRRVCSQLGYSVLTVDIAKLLHPEAEFSGRLRLLGRHAMLAQAALLFTGFDSIVTGDDRYSLQIRLLMEMLAACAPLTFILGEAPWGVSLTGLPLQFMQLDLPFPDAAARKTIWSDFSREYWLSPEVDLEELSGSFRFTASQIRGALNAGESLAWWRGSPEGEMSASDLYQACYFQSSRRIQTLADKIQAMYTWDMLVLPGEQLNQLKEICRQVKYRALVYGEWGFAGRLSLGKGLNILFSGPPGSGKTMAAEVIATELSLELYKIDVSQIVSKYVGETEKNLSRIFDEAETSNAILFFDEADALFGKRSEVKDAHDRYANVEISYLLQKMEEYTGIVILATNLNQNLDDAFARRLHFKLEFPFPEKPQRELIWRGMFPAGAPLDPGIDYDFMAEKFMLAGGNIKNIALNAAFYAAHEGCPIGMKQIMLAAKREYLKLGRTFLQSDYAPYHTLIEVK
- a CDS encoding DUF2004 domain-containing protein, with the translated sequence MIIDDEIFGELNYEFGWTKDTTIEFFGKEYEISIMIDGEEDEEIDEEQYESYSSLMQHWGELQHSFIDAILKYYIQKRHELGYDVEVNESYPLITSTDQLLNYISLSGITIPFPDINEGRDIGITFDCTWDNENGLGLRVVNEQVLKVGYQDVAI
- a CDS encoding HNH endonuclease; its protein translation is MLGIIELGRRLITTLIKGLGALLKKLVSVVFAKFPGIAAKICSKIDSVVNKAVQAVNQLAQKLKTKVTQVMDFLAAKVDQALAAVQNFYSKLISTLGSLLIATFLDVMSRIGALGQAAKRSFSHLEGKMWEYLLGVDISKPMGGGAVEGGEVEQAEGAGAGAAANEKLSAEDIEMESVEQGEMDPALVQEANLKDGETKEMPGSRDPATMDSIMAEFDTGAAKQSLGGKIADGAKLRANNAKMLFDQIKSYVIKWMKAHGLQIIAGIAGVLVVAGVAFVATGGAVTVLIPPILNIITVVMQAQAIVSVAQSLAQAAGYIGTYLSQGWQKMIEPAAIALAAALAMGLVELAMAVGFKAIGAGVKKAGQAVKKGAGAAASGVKNAVGAGAKGIKSLLKSGAKLASKSGSMIIRNGKIVIKSLQKGLMKGAKKLRGLLDRILQKFKFKKFKLERKGKHIRLYGEVNPWVLLADGTIQEVDSLDGRKAGISTQAELDKIKSLKPSERIDIYNRAVAKPDGKIDFDSIKLPDTDVPPAFKQTEFASSYQDRLHQTPGKKNVKVSFEATRGESLATLKQPADPKLKQILDDAGVKGIEYKNSVPDFSPVAKAQVEVDHMLGGVGGMGKKARRINFAQADLKLVDQLNASPELARRFGMKAGSIKRSDVAKYRNRNGLTWHELNDVKTLQLVPTEINDTFGHLGGVGEINAGAFEFGGFANK